In Tenacibaculum pacificus, a single window of DNA contains:
- the metF gene encoding methylenetetrahydrofolate reductase [NAD(P)H] has translation MKKANGKTLFSFEIIPPKKGNNIQDLYNNIDPLMEFNPPFIDVTTSREEHLYIDKGNGLLDRKITRMRPGTVGICAAIKHKYDVDTVPHVLCGGFTKEETEYLLVDCHYLGIQNVMALRGDAMSHQRYFEPSKGGHTYATELVSQINDLNKGKYLHNVVDASHKTDFCIGVAGYPEKHLESPSLQTDLKRLKEKVDAGADYVVTQMFFDNQKYFEFVNAAREIGITVPIIPGIKPVAVKRHLQLLPQVFKIDLPEAFIKSIDDCKNNKEVRQIGIEWCIEQSKELLNAGVPLLHYYSMGKSDNIKAIAKALF, from the coding sequence ATTAAAAAAGCAAACGGAAAAACATTATTTTCGTTTGAAATTATTCCACCAAAAAAAGGAAATAATATTCAAGATTTATATAATAATATAGATCCGTTAATGGAATTTAATCCACCTTTTATAGATGTTACCACTTCGAGAGAAGAACATTTGTATATTGATAAAGGAAATGGTTTATTAGATAGAAAAATTACCAGAATGCGACCAGGAACGGTTGGTATTTGTGCAGCAATAAAACATAAATATGATGTAGATACTGTTCCGCATGTTTTATGTGGAGGTTTTACTAAAGAAGAAACAGAGTATTTATTGGTTGATTGCCATTATTTAGGTATTCAAAATGTAATGGCTTTGCGAGGAGATGCAATGAGTCATCAAAGGTATTTTGAACCTAGTAAAGGAGGTCATACCTATGCAACAGAGTTAGTATCACAAATTAATGATTTAAATAAAGGTAAGTATTTACATAATGTTGTTGATGCAAGTCATAAAACAGATTTTTGTATAGGTGTTGCTGGGTATCCTGAAAAACATTTAGAATCTCCTTCTTTACAAACAGATTTAAAACGTTTAAAAGAAAAGGTAGATGCAGGAGCTGATTATGTAGTAACTCAAATGTTTTTTGATAATCAAAAATATTTCGAGTTTGTTAACGCTGCAAGAGAAATAGGTATTACAGTACCTATTATTCCAGGAATAAAACCTGTTGCTGTAAAGCGTCATTTACAATTATTACCACAGGTTTTTAAAATTGATTTACCAGAAGCATTTATAAAATCGATAGATGATTGTAAGAATAATAAAGAAGTAAGGCAGATTGGTATTGAATGGTGTATTGAACAATCTAAAGAATTGTTAAATGCAGGTGTACCTTTATTACATTATTATTCTATGGGTAAAAGTGATAATATTAAAGCAATAGCTAAAGCATTATTTTAA